The Streptomyces sp. NBC_01142 genomic interval CGCGCTGCCCAGCCCGCTGCGTTCCCCGATCTGTTCCACGGGCAGCTCGGTGGTCTCCAGCAGCGACTGCGCGCGTGCCAGACGCTGGTTCAGCAGCCACTGGAGCGGTGTGGTGCCGGTCGCGGCCTGCAGCCGGCGGAAGAAGGTGCGCGGGCTCATCCGGGCCCGGCGTGCCATGTCATCGACGGTCAGTGGCCGGTGCAGCTGCTCGGTCGCCCACTGGAGCACGGGCCCCAGGCTGTCGTCGTCGGCCGCGGGCACGGGCAGCTCGATGAACTGGGCCTGTCCGCCGGTGCGATGCGCGGGGACGACGAGCCTGCGGGCCAGCTGGTTGGCGACCTGGGCGCCGAGATCCTGGCGGACCAGATGCAGACAGAGGTCGAGGGCGGCGGTGGCGCCCGCGCTGGTCAGGACGTTCCCCTCGTCGGTGTAGAGCACGGAGTCGTCGACGATCACCTCGGGGTGGCGGGCCGCGAGTTCACGGGTGTGCCCCCAGTGGGCGGTGGCGCGGCGGCCGTCGAGGAGTCCGGCCGCGGCGAGCGCGAAGGCGCCGGTGCACAGGGAGACCATGCGGGCACCCGAGCAGGCGGCCGCGCGCAGGGCGTCGACGAGCTCGGCCGGCACGTCCTTGCCGCCCTCGACGCAGGCGTCCGGCACGGAGGGCACGATCACGGTGTCCGCGCCGACGAGGGCGTCGAGGCCATGATCCGTACGGAGTGAGAAGGCGGGGCCCGCCGAGGGGAGGCCGGTCCCGGACGAGGGCGCACCGGCGGCGGACGAGGGCGTGCCGGTGCCGCAGAGCCTCAGCTCGTACCAGGGGTCGGCGAGGTCCGGGTGCGGGATGCCGAACACCGTGCAGGCGATGGAGAGCTCGTACAGCTCCCACAGGGACAGGCCCGTGTCCTCGGTGACAACGGCCACGGCGACGGTTCCTGGACCCATGCGGAGGAGCGTACGGCAGGAATTTTGCGGAGGTGGGCAGTCCTGCCACTGTCGGCCGTTTCCCTCCCCTGCGAACGTGGATCTTGCACAAGGAACCGCTAAAAATGGGGAGTTAACACATATGAGCCGCGAAACGGTCACAGTCATCGGTCTGGGGCAGATGGGCTCGGCCCTCGCCGGCGCGTTCCTGGCCGCAGGGCACCCGACGACCGTCTGGAACCGCACGCCCGGCAAGGCGGACGCCCTGGCGGCGAAAGGCGCCACGCGCGCCCAGAGCGTCGCCGAGGCCGTCGAGGCCGGCGAGCTCGTGGTCGTCTGCGTCCTGGACTACGCCGCCGTACACGAGCTCCTCGACCCTGCTGCCGCCTCGCTCGACGGCAGGGTCCTGGTGAACCTCACCTCCGGTTCCCCGGAGCAGGCCCGCGAGACGGCCGCCTGGGCCGCCGGACAGGGCGCCCGCTACCTCGACGGCGGCATCATGTCGACGCCGCCCGGCGTCGGGAACCCGGCGAGCATGATTCTCTACAGCGGTTCGTCCGAGGCGCTGGCGACGCACCGGGAGGCTCTGACTGCGCTGGGTGACCCGGTCGACCTGGGCGAGGACGCAGGGCTGGCCTCGCTGTACGACACGGGGCTGCTCGGCCTGA includes:
- a CDS encoding NAD(P)-dependent oxidoreductase; amino-acid sequence: MRRSVRQEFCGGGQSCHCRPFPSPANVDLAQGTAKNGELTHMSRETVTVIGLGQMGSALAGAFLAAGHPTTVWNRTPGKADALAAKGATRAQSVAEAVEAGELVVVCVLDYAAVHELLDPAAASLDGRVLVNLTSGSPEQARETAAWAAGQGARYLDGGIMSTPPGVGNPASMILYSGSSEALATHREALTALGDPVDLGEDAGLASLYDTGLLGLMWSVFGGWLHATALVGADGVAASTFAPLAIRWLTAVAGFMDTYAGQIDAGHYPGDDATIDVQLVAVEHLLHAGRDRGIDGRLPELHRELMARAVADGHGGDSYARLIEAFRKG
- a CDS encoding helix-turn-helix domain-containing protein, coding for MGPGTVAVAVVTEDTGLSLWELYELSIACTVFGIPHPDLADPWYELRLCGTGTPSSAAGAPSSGTGLPSAGPAFSLRTDHGLDALVGADTVIVPSVPDACVEGGKDVPAELVDALRAAACSGARMVSLCTGAFALAAAGLLDGRRATAHWGHTRELAARHPEVIVDDSVLYTDEGNVLTSAGATAALDLCLHLVRQDLGAQVANQLARRLVVPAHRTGGQAQFIELPVPAADDDSLGPVLQWATEQLHRPLTVDDMARRARMSPRTFFRRLQAATGTTPLQWLLNQRLARAQSLLETTELPVEQIGERSGLGSAANLRRHFTRTLGVSPAHYRQAFKPSEPPG